A section of the Stenotrophomonas sp. 364 genome encodes:
- the folB gene encoding dihydroneopterin aldolase, protein MDKVFIEGLEIDALIGIYDWERRIRQTLRFDLEMGFDNRRPAASDDIADTLNYKAVSKRIEQFVRESDFGLVETLAERIAEIVLREFKVEWLRLKLSKPGAVRGARAVGVIIERSAS, encoded by the coding sequence ATGGACAAGGTATTCATCGAAGGGCTCGAGATCGATGCCCTGATCGGCATCTACGACTGGGAACGGCGGATCCGCCAGACCCTGCGGTTCGACCTGGAAATGGGCTTCGACAACCGTCGCCCGGCGGCCAGTGACGACATTGCCGATACCCTCAACTACAAGGCCGTGAGCAAGCGTATCGAGCAGTTCGTGCGCGAGTCCGATTTCGGCCTGGTCGAAACCCTGGCCGAACGCATCGCCGAGATCGTGCTGCGTGAGTTCAAGGTGGAGTGGCTGCGCCTCAAGCTGAGCAAGCCCGGCGCCGTGCGCGGCGCGCGCGCGGTGGGCGTGATCATCGAACGCAGCGCGTCCTGA
- the dnaG gene encoding DNA primase: MARIPDAFIDDLLARSDIVEVVGSRVPLKRQGKEYAARCPFHDERSASFTVSPTKQFYHCFGCGAHGTAISFLMNYDRLEFLDAVDELAKRVGMEVPRDTQPRTAQQQDDSRELYSALDAATRFFQKALEGSDKARAYLDQRGVDEENRTRFAIGYAPDGYSALKDALGKDERRMKLLDRAGLFSKNDRGHVYDKFRDRIMFPIFDRRGRVIAYGGRVMEKDDGPKYLNSPETALFHKGRELYGLWQVRQANQKIERLIVVEGYMDVVSLFQYGVTQAVATLGTATTPDHAELLFRNAPDVFFCFDGDAAGRRAGWRALESVLPRMKDGRQAFFLFLPDGEDPDTIVRKEGSAAFDERLKQATPLSQFFFDELTREVNMATLDGKARLAERAKPMLAQIPDGAFGDLMKQQLTTLTGLGAKPTASAQPSRPPARAVAPTQRRSLVRAAIAILLQQPSLAMTLEGHHFNGLRLPGIDLLLELLGLVEQRPDISTGALLEHFEGREEQESLHKLAAQTLPGDEAMWTQELHDAVAQLEKQLLMQRLDELQAKQGQQGLDDTDKYELRELLKARSTLRF, translated from the coding sequence ATGGCCCGTATCCCCGACGCATTCATCGACGACCTGCTGGCCCGCTCCGACATTGTCGAGGTGGTGGGCAGCCGCGTGCCGCTGAAGCGCCAGGGCAAGGAATACGCCGCACGCTGCCCGTTCCACGACGAGCGCTCGGCCTCGTTCACGGTCTCGCCCACCAAGCAGTTCTATCACTGCTTCGGCTGTGGCGCGCATGGCACCGCGATCAGCTTCCTGATGAATTACGACCGCCTCGAGTTCCTCGACGCGGTCGACGAGCTGGCCAAGCGCGTCGGTATGGAAGTGCCGCGCGACACCCAGCCGCGCACTGCCCAGCAGCAGGACGACAGCCGCGAACTGTACTCGGCGCTGGACGCGGCCACGCGCTTCTTCCAGAAAGCGCTGGAGGGCAGCGACAAGGCGCGCGCCTACCTGGACCAGCGCGGCGTGGACGAGGAGAACCGCACCCGGTTCGCGATCGGCTACGCGCCCGATGGCTACAGTGCGCTGAAAGATGCCCTGGGCAAGGACGAGCGGCGCATGAAGCTGCTCGACCGCGCCGGATTGTTCTCCAAGAACGACCGCGGCCACGTCTACGACAAGTTCCGCGACCGGATCATGTTCCCGATCTTCGACCGGCGCGGCCGCGTGATCGCCTACGGCGGCCGGGTCATGGAGAAGGACGACGGCCCCAAGTACCTCAACTCGCCCGAGACCGCGCTGTTCCACAAGGGCCGCGAACTGTACGGCCTGTGGCAGGTGCGCCAGGCCAACCAGAAGATCGAGCGACTGATCGTGGTCGAAGGCTACATGGACGTGGTCTCGCTGTTCCAGTACGGGGTTACCCAGGCGGTGGCCACGCTGGGCACGGCCACCACGCCGGACCATGCCGAGCTGCTGTTCCGCAATGCGCCGGATGTGTTCTTCTGCTTCGACGGCGACGCCGCTGGCCGCCGCGCCGGCTGGCGCGCGCTGGAATCGGTGCTGCCGCGCATGAAGGACGGCCGCCAGGCCTTCTTCCTGTTCCTGCCAGACGGCGAAGACCCCGACACCATCGTGCGCAAGGAAGGCAGCGCCGCATTCGACGAACGCCTCAAGCAGGCCACGCCGCTGTCGCAGTTCTTCTTCGACGAGCTCACCCGCGAGGTCAACATGGCCACGCTGGACGGCAAGGCGCGGCTGGCCGAGCGGGCCAAGCCGATGCTGGCACAGATTCCCGACGGCGCCTTCGGCGACCTGATGAAGCAGCAGCTGACCACGCTTACCGGCCTGGGCGCCAAACCCACCGCGTCCGCGCAGCCCTCGCGCCCGCCCGCGCGCGCAGTGGCGCCCACCCAGCGGCGCAGCCTGGTGCGCGCGGCCATTGCGATCCTGCTGCAGCAACCGTCCCTGGCCATGACCCTGGAAGGCCACCACTTCAACGGCCTGCGGCTGCCTGGCATCGACCTGCTGCTGGAGCTGCTGGGCCTGGTGGAGCAGCGCCCGGACATCAGCACCGGCGCGCTGCTGGAGCACTTCGAGGGCCGCGAAGAACAGGAGTCGCTGCACAAGCTGGCCGCGCAGACCCTGCCTGGCGATGAGGCGATGTGGACCCAGGAACTGCACGATGCGGTAGCGCAGCTGGAGAAACAGCTGTTGATGCAACGTCTGGACGAGCTTCAGGCAAAGCAGGGCCAGCAGGGTCTGGACGATACTGACAAGTACGAACTGCGCGAACTGCTCAAGGCGCGCAGCACCCTCCGCTTCTGA
- a CDS encoding GatB/YqeY domain-containing protein, whose amino-acid sequence MSLKQQLTDDMKAAMKAGEKHRLGVIRLMLADIKRKEVDERIELDDAATLAVLEKMVKQRKDSVSQFEAANREDLAVIEREEILVIDQYLPAKLGEAEIVAAIQAAIAETGAASPADIGKLMGALKPKLAGQADMGLVSKLVKQQLAG is encoded by the coding sequence ATGAGCCTGAAACAGCAGCTCACCGATGACATGAAGGCCGCCATGAAGGCCGGCGAGAAGCACCGCCTGGGCGTGATCCGCCTGATGCTGGCCGACATCAAGCGCAAGGAAGTGGACGAGCGCATCGAGCTGGACGACGCCGCCACGCTGGCCGTGCTGGAAAAGATGGTCAAGCAGCGCAAGGATTCGGTCAGCCAGTTCGAAGCAGCCAACCGGGAAGACCTCGCCGTGATCGAGCGCGAGGAAATCCTGGTCATCGACCAGTACCTGCCGGCCAAGCTGGGCGAAGCCGAGATCGTGGCCGCCATCCAGGCCGCCATCGCCGAAACCGGCGCGGCCAGCCCGGCCGACATCGGCAAGCTGATGGGCGCCCTGAAGCCCAAGCTCGCCGGCCAGGCCGACATGGGCCTGGTGTCCAAGCTGGTCAAGCAGCAGCTGGCCGGCTGA
- a CDS encoding YihY/virulence factor BrkB family protein: MAVGKRFVDIDVLTQAASVSFYALLSMAPLLVLLLWLTASLYPPAQQALIAQINDVAGSSAATVADTVLKNADNQPDVGSLAGVWSTLLLFIGATAVFAQLQNALNLIFNTSGERLDGIVAWLRKRVFSFGVVLALGFLLILSMTATTMLQVAFAQLPSVLPAVGYLTSLALYTVGFAFLYHYLPDRRVAWRQAFIGGAITSALFALGRYAIGLYIATVAPGSAYGSMGALVISLVWIYYATVVFFVGALMTAVIDERLRARQHLAAAGIPAPKPGEATGS, encoded by the coding sequence ATGGCGGTGGGCAAACGCTTCGTCGATATCGACGTGCTTACCCAGGCCGCCTCGGTCTCTTTCTACGCACTGTTGTCGATGGCACCGCTGCTGGTCCTGCTGCTGTGGCTCACCGCCTCGCTGTACCCGCCGGCGCAGCAGGCGCTGATCGCGCAGATCAACGACGTGGCCGGCAGCAGCGCCGCCACCGTGGCCGACACCGTGCTCAAGAACGCCGACAACCAGCCCGACGTGGGCTCGCTGGCCGGGGTGTGGAGCACGCTGCTGCTGTTCATCGGCGCCACGGCGGTATTTGCCCAGCTGCAGAACGCGCTCAACCTGATCTTCAATACCAGCGGCGAGCGCCTGGACGGCATCGTGGCCTGGCTGCGCAAGCGCGTGTTCTCTTTCGGCGTAGTGCTGGCACTGGGCTTCCTGCTGATCCTGTCGATGACCGCCACCACCATGCTGCAGGTGGCCTTCGCGCAGCTGCCGTCGGTGCTGCCGGCGGTGGGCTACCTGACCAGCCTGGCGCTGTACACGGTGGGCTTCGCCTTCCTCTACCACTACCTGCCCGACCGCCGCGTAGCCTGGCGGCAGGCCTTCATCGGCGGGGCGATCACCTCGGCGCTGTTCGCGCTGGGCCGCTACGCGATCGGCCTGTACATCGCCACGGTCGCGCCCGGCAGCGCCTACGGGTCGATGGGCGCGCTGGTGATCTCGCTGGTGTGGATCTACTACGCCACCGTGGTGTTTTTCGTGGGTGCGCTGATGACGGCGGTGATCGACGAGCGCCTGCGCGCGCGCCAGCACCTGGCCGCGGCGGGCATCCCCGCGCCGAAACCGGGCGAAGCGACCGGCAGCTAG
- the tsaD gene encoding tRNA (adenosine(37)-N6)-threonylcarbamoyltransferase complex transferase subunit TsaD has translation MRVLGIESSCDETGVAVYDTALAGPDALRAHAVYSQIALHAEYGGVVPELASRDHVRKLLPLIRQTLAEAGMGVADIDGVAYTAGPGLVGALLVGAGVARSLAWALEVPAVGVHHMEGHLLAPLMEDDPPQAPFVALLVSGGHTQLVAVDRIGQYRLLGETLDDAAGEAFDKTAKLMGLPYPGGPQLAALAERGTPGKYTFTRPMTDRPGLDFSFSGLKTQVLLAWRDSDQSEQTRADIARGFEDAVVDTLAIKCERALDAAGTDVIVVAGGVGANKRLRAKLQQMAARRGGRACFPRPSLCTDNGAMIAFAGALRLEAGQHTPPQVQVTPRWDMATLPAV, from the coding sequence ATGCGAGTCCTTGGTATTGAATCTTCCTGTGATGAGACCGGCGTGGCGGTGTACGACACCGCCCTGGCCGGCCCGGACGCTCTGCGCGCCCATGCGGTCTACAGCCAGATCGCCCTGCACGCCGAGTACGGCGGGGTGGTGCCTGAACTGGCCAGCCGCGACCACGTGCGCAAGCTGCTGCCGCTGATCCGCCAGACCCTGGCCGAGGCCGGGATGGGCGTGGCCGACATCGACGGGGTGGCCTATACGGCCGGCCCGGGGCTGGTCGGCGCGCTGCTGGTGGGGGCGGGCGTGGCCCGCTCGCTGGCCTGGGCGCTGGAGGTGCCGGCGGTCGGCGTACACCATATGGAAGGGCACCTGCTGGCTCCGTTGATGGAAGACGACCCGCCGCAGGCCCCGTTCGTGGCGCTGCTGGTGTCCGGCGGGCATACCCAGCTGGTGGCAGTGGACCGGATCGGCCAGTACCGCCTGCTGGGCGAGACCCTGGACGATGCGGCCGGCGAGGCCTTCGACAAGACCGCCAAGCTGATGGGCCTGCCGTATCCGGGTGGCCCGCAGCTGGCGGCGCTGGCCGAGCGCGGTACCCCGGGCAAGTACACGTTCACCCGCCCCATGACCGACCGGCCCGGGCTGGATTTCAGTTTCTCCGGGCTGAAGACCCAGGTGCTGCTGGCCTGGCGCGACAGCGACCAGAGCGAGCAGACCCGCGCCGACATCGCCCGGGGCTTTGAAGATGCCGTGGTGGACACCCTGGCCATCAAGTGCGAGCGCGCGCTGGATGCGGCCGGTACCGATGTGATCGTGGTGGCCGGCGGGGTGGGCGCCAACAAGCGGCTGCGCGCCAAGCTGCAGCAGATGGCGGCCCGCCGTGGGGGCCGGGCCTGCTTCCCGCGCCCGTCGCTGTGTACCGACAACGGCGCGATGATCGCCTTCGCCGGCGCGCTGCGGCTGGAAGCCGGCCAGCACACGCCGCCGCAGGTGCAGGTCACCCCGCGCTGGGACATGGCGACGCTGCCGGCGGTGTAG
- the rpsU gene encoding 30S ribosomal protein S21: MPSVKVRENEPFEFALRRFKRTCEKAGVLAETRKREFYEKPTQERKRKAAAAVKRQLRRSSRDVTKRQRLY, encoded by the coding sequence ATGCCCAGCGTTAAAGTCCGCGAGAACGAGCCCTTCGAGTTTGCGCTCCGTCGCTTCAAGCGCACCTGCGAAAAGGCCGGCGTGCTGGCCGAAACCCGCAAGCGCGAGTTCTATGAAAAGCCGACCCAGGAGCGCAAGCGTAAGGCTGCTGCTGCTGTGAAGCGTCAGCTGCGCCGGTCGTCGCGCGACGTTACCAAGCGTCAGCGCCTGTACTGA